The Sulfitobacter sp. SK011 genome contains the following window.
GACGCAGGCGCACGTGGTCGGCCGTGGCCAATTCCCTTTTCCATTGAGCCGGTGCTGGCCCATCGCAGTCAGCGCGTTGCCGTTCTTGCCTCAGGCGATCCATTTTGGTTTGGCGCTGGCGCAAGCCTCGCGACCCATCTGCAGCCAGACGAATGGCGGGTGTTCCCGGCACCCTCCACGTTCGCATGGGTCGCGGGCCATCTTGGCTGGCGGTTGGAGGATACGACCTGCCACGGCCTGCATGCCACGCCTTTTGAACGGCTTCGTGGGGTGCTGGCACCGGGTGGCCAAATGATCTGTCTGGTCCGCGACGGGGATGCACCGCAGGCATTGGCGGCGTGGTTGACCGGACAGGGCGCAGGTGCGGCGACCCTTTGGATTTGCGAACGGATGGGCGGCGATGCACAGCGCGTGCGTCGATCCACAGCCGGGGAATTTGACCTTTCAGACATTGCAGCACCGGTGGCCGTTGCCATCGCCTTGCCCGACAATGTCGGCCTCTCGCGCGCATCTGGGTTGCCAGACGACAGCTTTGCCCACGATGGACAGATCACCAAACGACCCATCCGGGCGCTGACCTTGTCTGCGATTGGCCCACGCGCCGACGAATTGCTCTGGGACATTGGTGCCGGGTCCGGGTCGATCTCGGTAGAATGGTGTCTGGCCGGTGGCCGTTCAATCGCATTTGAACAGCACGCGACACGTGTCGCCAACATCGCACAGAACATCGAGGATTTTGGCATCGGCCACCGCATGTCGGTTGTTCAGGGCGATGCAGCCACCGCAGTGCAGGACCATCCGGCCCCAGCCGCCGTGTTCGTCGGCGGGGGCGGGAACGCGGCGTTGTTTGACCATCTGTTTGATCTGCTGCCCAAAGGCACGCGACTTGTGGCCAATGGGGTGACCCTGGAAACCGAAAGCCTGTTGGCACATCTTCATGCCAAAATGGGCGGTGATCTGTTGCGCATTGAACTGGCGCAAGCCGCACCGCTTGGCCGGATGCGCGGCTGGGCATCGGCACGCCCCGTTGTGCAATGGAGTGTTACGTTATGAGATTTGCTGGCATCGGATTTCGCGGCGCGGCGGATTTGGCAAGCCTGCAGGACGCATTGCAAAAAGCCATCAGCGCAACCGACGGCGGTGCAGTTGATGCGCTGGTAAGCGAGGCTTCAAAGGCCCGTGAAAAAGTGTTTCGCGAGTTGGCGCAGGCGATGCGCATTCCGGGCATGGGTGTGACGCAGACGGATATGGCTCAGATGCTCACGCCGACCCAATCCGCCCGCATTCAAGATAAATTTGGCACAGGCTCATTGGCCGAAGCCGCGGCCCTTGTCGCCGCCGGACCGGGTGCGCGATTGCTTGCAGAGCGGGTGATCTCAAGCGATGGTATGGCCACTGCGGCGATTGCCGAGAATTAAGGGGAAACAAGCCTGTGACGGTACATTTCATTGGCGCAGGGCCGGGTGCCCCTGATCTGATCACATTGCGCGGGCGTGACCTGATCGCGGCCTGTCCTGTGTGTCTATTTGCCGGGTCTTTGGTGCCCGAAGCCGCGGCCCTTGTCGCCGCCGGACCGGGTGCGCGATTGCTTGCAGAGCGGGTGATCTCAAGCGATGGTATGGCCACTGCGGCGATTGCCGAGAATTAAGGGGAAACAAGCCTGTGACGGTACATTTCATTGGCGCAGGGCCGGGTGCCCCTGATCTGATCACATTGCGCGGGCGTGACCTGATCGCGGCCTGTCCTGTGTGTCTATTTGCCGGGTCTTTGGTGCCCGAAGCCTTGCTTTCGCATTGCCCCGAAGGGGCGCAGGTGGTCAACACGGCGCGTATGTCGCTGGATGAGATTATCGAGGTGATCGCGCAGGCGGACGCGGCGGGTCATGATGTGGCGCGGCTGCATTCTGGTGATCTCTCGGTCTGGTCCGCGATGGGCGAACAACTGCGCCGATTGCGCGCGCTCGGTATCGCGTATGACGTCACGCCCGGTGTGCCGTCCTTTGCCGCTGCGGCGGCCGAACTTGGTGCTGAACTGACGCTTCCCGGTGTCGTTCAATCCGTGATCCTGACCCGCACGTCGGGGCGTGCCACGGCAATGCCTGATGGCGAAACGCTTGAGAACTTTGCGAAAACGG
Protein-coding sequences here:
- the cbiE gene encoding precorrin-6y C5,15-methyltransferase (decarboxylating) subunit CbiE, encoding MGDPWLSIIGMADDSATNLPPASRAALDAADVIFGGPRHLELADAGARGRPWPIPFSIEPVLAHRSQRVAVLASGDPFWFGAGASLATHLQPDEWRVFPAPSTFAWVAGHLGWRLEDTTCHGLHATPFERLRGVLAPGGQMICLVRDGDAPQALAAWLTGQGAGAATLWICERMGGDAQRVRRSTAGEFDLSDIAAPVAVAIALPDNVGLSRASGLPDDSFAHDGQITKRPIRALTLSAIGPRADELLWDIGAGSGSISVEWCLAGGRSIAFEQHATRVANIAQNIEDFGIGHRMSVVQGDAATAVQDHPAPAAVFVGGGGNAALFDHLFDLLPKGTRLVANGVTLETESLLAHLHAKMGGDLLRIELAQAAPLGRMRGWASARPVVQWSVTL
- a CDS encoding cobalamin biosynthesis protein — its product is MRFAGIGFRGAADLASLQDALQKAISATDGGAVDALVSEASKAREKVFRELAQAMRIPGMGVTQTDMAQMLTPTQSARIQDKFGTGSLAEAAALVAAGPGARLLAERVISSDGMATAAIAEN
- the cobM gene encoding precorrin-4 C(11)-methyltransferase; protein product: MTVHFIGAGPGAPDLITLRGRDLIAACPVCLFAGSLVPEALLSHCPEGAQVVNTARMSLDEIIEVIAQADAAGHDVARLHSGDLSVWSAMGEQLRRLRALGIAYDVTPGVPSFAAAAAELGAELTLPGVVQSVILTRTSGRATAMPDGETLENFAKTGATLAIHLSVHVLDKVVTDLTPFYGTDCPVAVVWRASWPDQRIVKATLATLQTAIGAEMERTALILVGHALGSEDFGESRLYAGDYDRRFRPVGTDPRFPETAE